A genomic region of Cydia strobilella chromosome 12, ilCydStro3.1, whole genome shotgun sequence contains the following coding sequences:
- the LOC134745991 gene encoding transforming growth factor beta-1-induced transcript 1 protein isoform X1: MVSSDGPAVCASCNATINGRIVTALNKKWHPEHFQCHTCRKPIDGAKFHQHDGAVHCVPCFTKHHSPRCHGCGEPITDRVIQALGVSWHANHFVCGGCKKELGGGGFMEQAGRPYCSDCYGNKFAARCAGCSKPITDKAIIALDAKWHRECFTCNKCRNPVTDSTFSVMDNKPLCGKCA, translated from the exons TCCGACGGACCCGCGGTCTGCGCTAGTTGCAATGCTACCATCAATGGAAGG ATCGTAACGGCGCTGAACAAGAAATGGCACCCCGAGCACTTCCAGTGCCACACGTGCCGCAAGCCGATCGACGGCGCCAAGTTCCACCAGCACGACGGAGCCGTTCACTGCGTACCATGCTTCACGAAGCACCACAGCCCGCGCTGCCATGGCTGCGGGGAGCCCATCACTGAC cgtGTGATCCAAGCCCTGGGTGTGTCGTGGCACGCCAACCACTTCGTGTGCGGGGGCTGCAAGAAGGAGCTCGGAGGTGGCGGTTTCATGGAGCAG GCCGGTCGTCCCTACTGCTCTGATTGCTATGGTAACAAGTTCGCGGCGCGTTGTGCAGGCTGCTCGAAGCCGATCACGGACAAGGCGATCATCGCTCTGGACGCCAAATGGCACCGCGAGTGCTTCACTTGCAAT AAATGCAGGAACCCCGTGACCGACTCCACGTTCTCCGTGATGGACAATAAGCCCCTCTGCGGCAAATGCGCCTAA
- the LOC134745991 gene encoding transforming growth factor beta-1-induced transcript 1 protein isoform X2 — protein MSDGPAVCASCNATINGRIVTALNKKWHPEHFQCHTCRKPIDGAKFHQHDGAVHCVPCFTKHHSPRCHGCGEPITDRVIQALGVSWHANHFVCGGCKKELGGGGFMEQAGRPYCSDCYGNKFAARCAGCSKPITDKAIIALDAKWHRECFTCNKCRNPVTDSTFSVMDNKPLCGKCA, from the exons TCCGACGGACCCGCGGTCTGCGCTAGTTGCAATGCTACCATCAATGGAAGG ATCGTAACGGCGCTGAACAAGAAATGGCACCCCGAGCACTTCCAGTGCCACACGTGCCGCAAGCCGATCGACGGCGCCAAGTTCCACCAGCACGACGGAGCCGTTCACTGCGTACCATGCTTCACGAAGCACCACAGCCCGCGCTGCCATGGCTGCGGGGAGCCCATCACTGAC cgtGTGATCCAAGCCCTGGGTGTGTCGTGGCACGCCAACCACTTCGTGTGCGGGGGCTGCAAGAAGGAGCTCGGAGGTGGCGGTTTCATGGAGCAG GCCGGTCGTCCCTACTGCTCTGATTGCTATGGTAACAAGTTCGCGGCGCGTTGTGCAGGCTGCTCGAAGCCGATCACGGACAAGGCGATCATCGCTCTGGACGCCAAATGGCACCGCGAGTGCTTCACTTGCAAT AAATGCAGGAACCCCGTGACCGACTCCACGTTCTCCGTGATGGACAATAAGCCCCTCTGCGGCAAATGCGCCTAA